A single Streptomyces sannanensis DNA region contains:
- a CDS encoding MarR family winged helix-turn-helix transcriptional regulator — MDVVGGLAPPDVGLLRMIAGQPGRSQRSLAAELGVVPSRVVTLIDNLDDKGLVERRRSTEDRRNHVLYLSAEGQRVLDEMRKVASAHEEDVCSALDLDQRAQLTALLARIADQQGLTPGVHPGYRHLSKGRRA; from the coding sequence TTGGACGTCGTTGGCGGGCTGGCCCCGCCGGATGTCGGATTGCTGCGCATGATCGCCGGCCAACCCGGGCGAAGTCAGCGGTCATTGGCCGCCGAGCTGGGGGTTGTGCCCAGTCGTGTCGTCACCTTGATCGACAACCTTGACGACAAGGGACTGGTGGAGCGGCGCCGCAGCACCGAGGATCGCCGCAATCACGTGTTGTATCTGTCCGCCGAAGGTCAACGCGTCCTGGACGAGATGCGGAAGGTTGCCTCCGCGCATGAGGAAGATGTCTGTTCGGCCCTGGACCTCGATCAGCGGGCCCAGTTGACCGCACTGCTCGCGCGCATCGCCGACCAGCAGGGCCTCACCCCGGGTGTCCACCCGGGCTACCGGCACCTGTCCAAGGGCCGCCGCGCTTAG
- a CDS encoding LuxR C-terminal-related transcriptional regulator → MRTVENHLGRVYRKLGISGRTVLAQALLA, encoded by the coding sequence GTGAGGACGGTGGAGAACCATCTGGGCAGGGTCTATCGCAAGCTCGGAATCTCCGGCCGGACGGTTCTGGCCCAGGCCCTGCTGGCCTGA
- a CDS encoding S8 family serine peptidase, which translates to MIRPSARGRAALLAAGLSLVLLSAGQTVAASDTAPDTASVPATFTGAQGSSTTVTLITGDRVTLTDLGGGRKTVTVDRAKGATGAVRSETVNGRVTVIPDEARPYLEAGVLDRRLFDVTGLVEQGITGELPLIVTHGKGARAAAVAPRGTKTVRALPSIGGAAVRATEPAAFWREFTGSARPGARSAGAVKVWLDARVKAAMADSNAQIGTPKAWEAGLTGKDVKVAVLDTGADLSHPDLAGRVTETRSFIEGQEVADRNGHGTHVASTVGGSGAGSAGKEQGVAPGTTLAVGKVLTDQGFGTESQIIAGMEWAARDIDAKIVSMSLGSSEASDGTDPMAQAVNTLSAETGALFVIAAGNSGAPGSIGSPGAADSALTVGAVDSADRPAYFTSKGPRYSDQALKPDISAPGVGILAARSQLVGGSGLYTSKSGTSMATPHVAGVAALLAERHPDWTGAQLKNALMSSSKTLTASSYALGAGRVDVAAAISANVTATGSADLGFYSWPYETNKPVTKTVTYTNSSDAPVELNLAVEGMPEGTAALADTTLTVPAHGTAQTTVTGDGAKAPVGTSSGRITATSGGTPVAHTALGLVKEEERYNLTVHVKDRDGAPTRAWLGVQRLAANEDPFPASVGESGTVQLRLKPGTYTVSTFLDVLGSHGKDSLGLGFLTDPEIVLDRDREITLDGRRLREIRAEVEKRTETRQVLMEFDRKANGASYGGAVLVPPRYDSIFAAPTAKPATGTFEYRTVWRLGKPLLEVAAGGVRLTGATPQVGATLLEGRHRLGVVDAGTGTAAEYAGKDVTGKAVLVRRTEGADTTQLAQTAQDAGAKALFVTDDKPGRLMAWFGTADREDRPLAVATVNAADAATIAAAAARGTALDLTGTRFTPYTYDLSEGHPGAIGTDLVFRPDEDELATIRSKYHMPTAKKEIGGEFRFSITDTFRIGFGFKEWIAFPTERTEYVSTGTGQRWHESVDLENSLEQRGGTPSYRGGSKVELEWFKPVWHPWLGTGLGWGQERSGNWLRFNTPGWGDSGPDHTGFGDVYNDPTMSQYTEVYVDGVRVDRRKSSGVNAVKAPAQEATYKVVTDTTLDPARWRLGTKGHAEWTIRSKETPADRFTYLPLINLGFDLDTDLVGDVRGGSRVPVRIYAEYVKGAPDTGVLGGGSLEVSYDEGATWTNVALRSSRGASWKGELRVPDGAKSVSLRAGASDDRGGSVKQELIRAVGVR; encoded by the coding sequence GTGATCAGACCTTCCGCACGAGGAAGGGCCGCCCTGCTCGCCGCAGGGCTCTCCCTGGTACTGCTCTCGGCAGGGCAGACCGTCGCCGCGTCCGATACCGCTCCAGACACCGCGTCCGTACCGGCCACCTTCACCGGGGCCCAGGGCTCGAGCACCACCGTCACCCTCATCACCGGTGACCGCGTCACCCTCACCGACCTCGGCGGCGGCCGGAAGACCGTCACCGTCGACCGGGCCAAGGGCGCCACCGGAGCCGTCCGCAGCGAGACCGTGAACGGCAGGGTCACCGTCATACCCGACGAGGCCCGGCCCTACCTGGAGGCCGGTGTCCTCGACCGGCGGCTCTTCGACGTCACCGGCCTCGTCGAGCAGGGCATCACCGGCGAGCTGCCGCTGATCGTGACGCACGGCAAGGGTGCCCGCGCCGCCGCGGTGGCCCCGCGCGGCACCAAGACCGTCCGGGCCCTGCCCAGCATCGGCGGCGCGGCCGTACGGGCCACCGAACCAGCCGCCTTCTGGCGCGAGTTCACCGGCTCCGCCCGACCCGGCGCCCGCTCGGCCGGTGCCGTGAAGGTCTGGCTCGACGCCCGGGTCAAGGCCGCCATGGCCGACTCCAACGCCCAGATCGGCACCCCCAAGGCCTGGGAGGCCGGCCTGACCGGCAAGGACGTCAAGGTCGCCGTACTCGACACCGGCGCCGACCTCTCCCACCCCGACCTCGCCGGACGGGTCACCGAGACCCGGTCCTTCATCGAGGGCCAGGAGGTCGCCGACCGCAACGGCCACGGCACCCATGTCGCCTCCACCGTCGGCGGCAGCGGCGCGGGCTCCGCGGGCAAGGAGCAGGGCGTCGCCCCCGGCACCACCCTCGCCGTCGGCAAGGTCCTCACCGACCAGGGCTTCGGCACCGAGTCGCAGATCATCGCCGGCATGGAGTGGGCCGCCCGGGACATCGACGCAAAGATCGTCTCGATGAGCCTCGGCTCCAGCGAGGCCAGCGACGGCACCGACCCCATGGCCCAGGCGGTGAACACCCTCTCCGCCGAGACCGGCGCCCTCTTCGTCATCGCCGCCGGCAACTCCGGCGCCCCGGGCTCCATCGGCTCACCCGGCGCCGCCGACTCCGCGCTCACCGTCGGCGCCGTCGACTCCGCCGACCGCCCCGCCTACTTCACCAGCAAGGGCCCCCGCTACAGCGACCAGGCCCTCAAGCCCGACATCTCCGCCCCCGGTGTCGGCATTCTCGCCGCCCGCTCCCAGCTCGTCGGCGGCAGCGGCCTCTACACCTCCAAGAGCGGTACGTCGATGGCGACCCCGCATGTCGCGGGCGTTGCCGCGCTCCTCGCCGAGCGGCACCCCGACTGGACCGGCGCCCAGCTCAAGAACGCCCTCATGTCCAGCTCCAAGACGCTCACCGCGTCCTCGTACGCCCTCGGCGCGGGCCGGGTCGACGTAGCTGCCGCGATCTCCGCGAACGTCACCGCCACCGGCTCCGCCGACCTGGGCTTCTACTCCTGGCCGTACGAGACGAACAAGCCGGTGACGAAGACCGTCACGTACACCAACTCCTCCGACGCGCCCGTCGAGCTGAACCTGGCCGTCGAGGGCATGCCGGAGGGCACCGCCGCCCTCGCCGACACCACCCTCACCGTCCCGGCCCACGGCACCGCGCAGACCACCGTCACCGGCGACGGCGCCAAGGCCCCCGTCGGCACCAGCTCCGGCCGCATCACCGCCACCTCCGGCGGCACGCCCGTCGCGCACACCGCGCTCGGCCTGGTCAAGGAGGAGGAGCGTTACAACCTCACCGTCCATGTCAAGGACCGCGACGGCGCCCCCACCCGCGCCTGGCTCGGGGTGCAGCGGCTGGCCGCGAACGAAGACCCGTTCCCGGCGTCCGTCGGCGAGTCCGGCACCGTCCAGCTGCGCCTGAAGCCCGGCACGTACACCGTCAGCACCTTCCTCGACGTCCTCGGCTCGCACGGCAAGGACTCCCTCGGCCTCGGCTTCCTCACCGATCCGGAGATCGTCCTCGACCGCGACCGCGAGATCACCCTCGACGGGCGCCGGCTGCGTGAGATACGCGCCGAGGTCGAGAAGCGCACCGAGACCCGGCAGGTTCTGATGGAGTTCGACCGCAAGGCCAACGGGGCCTCCTACGGCGGCGCCGTCCTGGTCCCGCCCCGCTACGATTCGATCTTCGCCGCGCCCACCGCCAAGCCCGCCACCGGCACCTTCGAGTACCGGACGGTCTGGCGGCTCGGCAAGCCGTTGCTCGAGGTCGCCGCGGGCGGCGTCCGGCTCACCGGCGCCACCCCGCAAGTCGGCGCCACCCTCCTCGAAGGCCGCCACCGTCTCGGCGTCGTCGACGCGGGCACCGGCACCGCCGCGGAGTACGCCGGCAAGGATGTCACCGGCAAGGCGGTCCTGGTCCGCCGCACCGAGGGCGCCGACACCACGCAGCTCGCCCAGACCGCCCAGGACGCGGGCGCCAAGGCCCTGTTCGTCACCGACGACAAGCCCGGCCGGCTGATGGCCTGGTTCGGCACCGCCGACCGCGAGGACCGGCCGCTCGCCGTCGCCACCGTGAACGCGGCCGACGCCGCCACGATCGCGGCCGCCGCGGCCCGCGGGACGGCGCTCGACCTGACGGGCACCCGCTTCACCCCGTACACCTACGACCTCTCCGAGGGACACCCCGGCGCCATCGGCACGGATCTCGTCTTCCGGCCCGACGAGGACGAACTCGCCACCATCCGCTCGAAGTACCACATGCCGACGGCCAAGAAGGAGATCGGCGGCGAGTTCCGCTTCTCGATCACCGACACCTTCCGGATCGGCTTCGGCTTCAAGGAGTGGATCGCCTTCCCGACCGAGCGCACCGAGTACGTCTCCACCGGCACCGGCCAGCGCTGGCACGAGTCCGTCGACCTGGAGAACTCGCTCGAGCAGCGCGGCGGCACCCCGTCCTACCGGGGTGGCAGCAAGGTCGAGCTGGAGTGGTTCAAGCCGGTCTGGCACCCGTGGCTCGGCACCGGCCTCGGCTGGGGTCAGGAGCGCTCCGGCAACTGGCTGCGCTTCAACACGCCCGGCTGGGGCGACTCCGGACCGGACCACACCGGGTTCGGCGACGTGTACAACGACCCGACGATGAGCCAGTACACCGAGGTGTACGTCGACGGCGTGCGGGTCGACCGCAGGAAGAGCTCCGGCGTCAACGCCGTGAAGGCCCCCGCGCAGGAGGCCACCTACAAGGTCGTCACCGACACCACGCTCGACCCGGCCCGCTGGCGGCTCGGCACCAAGGGCCACGCCGAGTGGACCATCCGCTCCAAGGAGACCCCGGCCGACCGGTTCACCTACCTGCCGCTGATCAACCTCGGCTTCGACCTCGACACCGACCTCGTCGGTGACGTCCGGGGCGGCAGCCGGGTGCCCGTACGGATCTACGCCGAGTACGTGAAGGGCGCGCCGGACACCGGTGTCCTCGGCGGCGGCTCCCTGGAGGTCTCCTACGACGAGGGGGCGACCTGGACGAACGTCGCGCTGCGCTCGTCGCGCGGCGCCTCCTGGAAGGGTGAGCTGCGCGTCCCGGACGGCGCGAAGTCCGTCTCGCTGCGGGCGGGCGCGAGCGACGACAGGGGCGGCTCGGTGAAGCAGGAGCTCATCCGCGCGGTGGGCGTGCGCTGA
- a CDS encoding penicillin-binding protein 2, whose protein sequence is MNKTIRHASVLCLLMVLALMMRATWLQFFEAQALADNEHNRRKTIDQYAQPLGDIIVAGSPVTGSKKTGSGDLAYQRTYTDGELYAPVTGYRSQAYGATQLEGIYGDVLDGTDDRLRKPADAVLGRHPKPGDVVTTIDPAVQKAAYEGLGSKKGAAVAIDPETGEILAMASTPSYDPSQISGTTDGEAWKQLTGDEDQPMLNRALRQTYPPGSTFKLVVAAAALEDGMYGSVDEPTDSPDPYTLPGTATVLENENRSAPCENATLRTALQYSCNNVFAKLAVDLGQDKVRETAEKFGFNTDKLDVPVRAAKSVYPSGMDKAQTALTGIGQFDVTATPLQMAMVPAVLANDGELKSPHMVSKVTDSSGNTLQSFEDPDTRRVVSASTAEQLRSAMVTVVEDGTGTNARIDGAEVGGKTGTAQRGVDNSKTPYAWFTSYAKDDATGKQVAVAVVVEDSAAARSEVSGNGLAAPVAQKMMRAALT, encoded by the coding sequence ATGAACAAGACGATCAGACACGCTTCGGTCCTCTGTCTGCTGATGGTGCTCGCTCTGATGATGCGAGCCACCTGGCTGCAGTTCTTCGAAGCCCAGGCACTCGCGGACAACGAACACAACCGGCGGAAGACCATCGACCAGTACGCACAGCCGCTGGGCGACATCATCGTGGCCGGTTCCCCGGTCACCGGCTCGAAGAAGACGGGCAGCGGCGATCTCGCGTACCAGCGCACGTATACGGACGGCGAGCTGTATGCGCCCGTCACCGGCTACAGATCGCAGGCATACGGAGCCACCCAGCTCGAGGGCATCTACGGTGATGTCCTCGACGGGACCGACGACCGGCTGCGGAAGCCGGCGGACGCTGTCCTGGGCCGGCACCCGAAACCCGGCGATGTGGTGACGACGATCGATCCGGCAGTGCAGAAGGCGGCGTACGAGGGGCTCGGCAGCAAGAAGGGTGCGGCCGTCGCCATCGACCCGGAGACCGGGGAGATCCTCGCGATGGCGTCCACACCTTCGTACGACCCGTCGCAGATCAGCGGGACGACGGACGGCGAGGCGTGGAAGCAGCTGACCGGGGACGAGGACCAGCCCATGCTCAATCGGGCGCTGCGGCAGACCTATCCGCCCGGCTCCACCTTCAAGCTGGTGGTCGCGGCGGCAGCGCTGGAGGACGGGATGTACGGGTCGGTCGACGAGCCGACCGACAGCCCGGATCCGTACACCCTGCCCGGCACGGCCACGGTCCTGGAGAACGAGAACCGCTCCGCGCCGTGCGAGAACGCGACCCTGCGCACCGCGCTCCAGTACTCGTGCAACAACGTCTTCGCCAAGCTGGCCGTCGACCTCGGCCAGGACAAGGTCCGCGAAACGGCGGAGAAGTTCGGCTTCAACACCGACAAGCTCGATGTGCCGGTGCGGGCCGCGAAGAGCGTCTACCCGTCCGGTATGGACAAGGCGCAGACGGCGCTGACGGGCATCGGCCAGTTCGACGTCACGGCGACGCCGCTGCAGATGGCGATGGTTCCGGCAGTGCTTGCCAACGACGGTGAGCTGAAGTCGCCGCACATGGTGTCCAAGGTGACGGACTCGTCCGGCAACACCCTGCAGAGCTTCGAGGACCCGGACACCCGGCGAGTGGTCTCCGCCTCGACGGCCGAGCAGCTGCGCAGCGCGATGGTCACGGTCGTCGAGGACGGCACCGGCACGAACGCGCGGATCGACGGCGCGGAAGTGGGCGGCAAGACCGGGACCGCGCAGCGGGGCGTCGACAACAGCAAGACGCCCTACGCCTGGTTCACCTCGTACGCCAAGGACGACGCCACCGGCAAGCAGGTCGCGGTCGCGGTGGTCGTCGAGGACTCCGCCGCCGCGCGTTCCGAGGTCAGCGGCAACGGCCTGGCGGCGCCGGTGGCTCAGAAGATGATGCGGGCAGCGCTCACGTAG
- a CDS encoding GNAT family N-acetyltransferase, translated as MTSIRIARPDELPALVEYPGDDERNAATREYLVRLLDGKCTRPEWCLVAEGGDGRLIGSAVLWTIPGHEVPLAVVLFEAPAESPETGIALLDAAAAKAGESGANELEHVVDSPAQAPQFQRDPGRRGELLRQAGFQVVRDGRRFRLQVPEELPADDPRLSFRSLADLGREPFIDVLQELLADTADARLAADVERHGLRRAAELLFEETGELRHEPEWWEIGYDADGTPAVVSLPAESPSVPVIGFVGVAPAHRGKGYATSVVVRGTRVLGANGATEIRGDCDAANEAMARAFRRAGYENFAARLEFSRTL; from the coding sequence GTGACATCCATTCGTATCGCCCGCCCCGACGAACTGCCCGCCCTGGTCGAGTACCCCGGCGACGACGAGCGCAACGCCGCGACCCGGGAGTATCTCGTCCGGCTCCTCGACGGCAAGTGCACCCGCCCCGAGTGGTGCCTGGTCGCCGAGGGCGGCGACGGGCGGCTGATCGGCAGCGCGGTGCTGTGGACCATACCCGGCCACGAGGTCCCGCTGGCCGTTGTGCTGTTCGAAGCGCCGGCGGAGTCGCCGGAGACCGGGATCGCGCTGCTGGACGCAGCGGCCGCGAAGGCAGGGGAGTCGGGTGCGAACGAACTGGAGCACGTCGTCGACTCGCCCGCCCAGGCCCCGCAGTTCCAGCGGGACCCGGGGCGCCGGGGCGAGCTGCTCCGGCAGGCAGGATTCCAAGTGGTGCGCGACGGACGACGGTTCAGGCTCCAGGTCCCTGAGGAGTTGCCCGCCGACGATCCTCGGCTGAGCTTCCGCTCGCTCGCCGATCTCGGCCGCGAGCCGTTCATCGACGTACTGCAGGAGCTGCTCGCGGACACCGCGGACGCGCGCCTCGCCGCCGACGTGGAGCGGCACGGTCTGCGGCGTGCGGCAGAGCTGCTCTTCGAGGAGACGGGCGAGCTGCGGCACGAGCCCGAGTGGTGGGAGATCGGTTACGACGCGGACGGCACCCCGGCCGTGGTCAGCCTGCCCGCCGAGAGTCCCAGCGTGCCCGTGATCGGTTTCGTCGGTGTCGCGCCCGCCCATCGTGGCAAGGGGTACGCGACCTCGGTCGTCGTCCGCGGCACGCGTGTTCTCGGGGCGAACGGCGCCACCGAGATCCGTGGGGACTGCGACGCGGCCAATGAGGCGATGGCCAGGGCGTTCCGGAGGGCTGGGTACGAGAACTTCGCCGCCCGGCTGGAGTTCAGCCGGACTCTCTGA
- a CDS encoding RBBP9/YdeN family alpha/beta hydrolase, which produces MTEIPIERGFLILHGWQNHRPAGHWQHWLADRLTALGHEVDYPQLPDPDQPELERWLAELRARPGMLRGQGLTVVCHSLACLLWLHAVARNTVPVPVDRVLLVAPPSPGILEQHAEIAGFTPPPVTASQFSAASVYTRIVGSDNDPYCPEGAAAAYGEPHGLPADVLAGEAHLDMDAGYGSWPSILDWCLASSNDARIQRRTGVAPG; this is translated from the coding sequence ATGACCGAAATCCCGATCGAGCGCGGCTTCCTGATTCTCCACGGATGGCAGAACCACCGACCCGCCGGGCACTGGCAGCACTGGCTGGCCGACCGGCTCACGGCCCTGGGGCACGAGGTCGACTATCCCCAACTGCCCGACCCGGACCAGCCCGAGCTGGAACGGTGGCTGGCCGAACTGAGAGCTCGGCCCGGCATGTTGCGCGGGCAGGGACTCACCGTCGTCTGCCACAGCCTGGCCTGTCTGCTGTGGCTGCACGCCGTGGCCCGCAACACCGTGCCGGTCCCCGTCGACCGGGTGCTCCTCGTCGCTCCGCCGTCTCCGGGCATACTCGAACAGCACGCGGAGATCGCAGGGTTCACCCCGCCGCCGGTGACGGCCTCGCAATTCTCCGCCGCTTCCGTGTACACCCGGATCGTCGGCAGCGACAACGACCCCTACTGCCCGGAAGGCGCCGCTGCCGCGTACGGCGAACCTCACGGCCTGCCTGCGGACGTCCTCGCCGGCGAGGCTCACCTGGACATGGACGCGGGCTACGGCTCCTGGCCCTCGATCCTCGACTGGTGCCTCGCCTCGTCGAACGACGCCCGGATCCAGCGCCGTACCGGCGTCGCTCCGGGATGA
- the merB gene encoding organomercurial lyase produces MRITVLTVPDCPNATLVHERIMAALAGRDVPVDLVEVSDEAGAARWGMTGSPTVLLDGADPFAVAGAEPSLSCRLYRDTDGALDGAPGVVALRRALADVPDFLDRAGRGRRAPAERGLRAVQQAVLRHFAETGAAPALGVVDPVAAPYGRTAREALAELAREDFLTVDDRGRIRAAYPFSAAPTAHRVRIDGGTEAWAMCAIDALGIPAMIGRDVVISSADPVTGEPVIVSTTGRKTVWEPAGVVVFLGCRTCSGPAASVCCDALNFFADAASAQAWAEAHPDVAGRSIDQARAEEIGRRIFGRLLADD; encoded by the coding sequence ATGCGGATCACGGTGTTGACCGTTCCGGACTGCCCGAACGCCACGCTCGTGCACGAGAGGATCATGGCCGCGCTGGCGGGCCGTGACGTGCCGGTGGACCTCGTCGAGGTGTCCGACGAGGCCGGCGCCGCCCGGTGGGGGATGACCGGCTCGCCCACGGTCCTGCTGGACGGCGCCGATCCGTTCGCCGTCGCAGGCGCGGAGCCGAGCCTGTCCTGTCGCCTCTACCGGGACACCGACGGTGCCCTCGACGGGGCACCGGGCGTTGTGGCCCTGCGCCGGGCGCTCGCGGACGTCCCCGATTTCCTGGACCGGGCCGGCCGGGGCCGCCGGGCGCCCGCCGAACGCGGGCTGCGAGCGGTGCAGCAGGCGGTATTGCGGCACTTCGCCGAGACGGGGGCGGCGCCCGCCCTCGGCGTAGTGGACCCGGTCGCTGCCCCATACGGGCGCACGGCCCGTGAGGCACTGGCCGAGCTGGCCCGGGAGGATTTTCTGACCGTCGACGACCGCGGGCGGATCAGGGCGGCGTACCCCTTCTCCGCCGCTCCGACCGCGCACCGCGTACGAATCGACGGAGGCACGGAGGCATGGGCCATGTGCGCGATCGACGCGCTCGGCATTCCCGCGATGATCGGCCGCGATGTGGTCATCTCCTCCGCGGACCCGGTGACCGGCGAGCCGGTCATCGTCAGCACGACAGGCCGGAAGACGGTCTGGGAGCCGGCGGGCGTGGTGGTGTTCCTCGGATGCCGCACCTGCTCCGGGCCTGCGGCCTCGGTCTGCTGCGATGCGCTGAACTTCTTCGCCGACGCCGCCTCCGCCCAGGCATGGGCGGAGGCGCACCCTGATGTGGCGGGACGGAGCATCGACCAGGCCCGGGCGGAGGAGATCGGCCGGCGGATCTTCGGCCGGCTGCTGGCCGACGACTGA
- a CDS encoding heavy metal-responsive transcriptional regulator has product MRIGDLAASSGLTTRTIRYYEQAGLLPVPPRTPGGYRDYPERTTRRLAFIREAQGSGLTLAEIRSVLALRDAGTSPCEHVTTLVDRHLADIDRRLAELRATRAALNALAERASATDPADCTDADICRIFAGSENGRHGPRSL; this is encoded by the coding sequence ATGCGCATCGGCGACCTCGCCGCGTCCAGCGGGCTGACCACCAGGACCATCCGCTACTACGAGCAGGCCGGTCTTCTGCCCGTCCCGCCCCGCACCCCGGGCGGCTACCGCGACTATCCGGAGCGGACCACAAGACGGCTGGCGTTCATCCGCGAAGCGCAGGGGTCCGGGCTCACCCTCGCCGAGATCCGCTCCGTCCTCGCCCTTCGTGATGCCGGGACATCCCCCTGCGAACACGTCACGACGCTCGTCGACCGGCATCTCGCCGACATCGACCGGCGACTGGCCGAGCTGCGCGCCACCCGCGCCGCCCTGAACGCGCTCGCGGAGCGGGCCTCCGCGACCGACCCGGCCGACTGCACCGATGCCGACATCTGCCGTATCTTCGCCGGGTCCGAGAACGGGCGACACGGCCCACGCTCACTATGA
- a CDS encoding DUF427 domain-containing protein, translating into MPRAVWNGTVIAEAPRTVIVEGNHYFPPETLNRRYFTASSTKSLCFWKGIARYCTITVSGRTNPDAAWYYPHPSPLARRIKNHVAFQHGVTVEDTP; encoded by the coding sequence ATGCCGCGGGCTGTCTGGAACGGAACCGTGATCGCGGAGGCCCCCCGCACAGTGATCGTCGAGGGCAACCACTATTTCCCGCCCGAGACGCTGAACCGCCGGTACTTCACGGCGAGTTCCACGAAGTCGCTCTGCTTCTGGAAGGGGATCGCCCGGTACTGCACCATCACCGTGAGCGGTCGAACCAATCCGGACGCAGCCTGGTACTACCCGCACCCGAGTCCCCTCGCGCGCCGGATCAAGAACCATGTCGCGTTCCAGCACGGGGTCACGGTGGAGGACACGCCGTGA
- a CDS encoding DUF779 domain-containing protein produces the protein MTQRVPRVELTPAAAGLVRRLREAHGPLMFHQSGGCCDGSAPMCYPDGEFRTGGSDVLLESLTVEGVEEPVPFWISASQYEVWCHTRLTVDVVEGRGSGFSLEAPEGVRFLIRSRLLGEQ, from the coding sequence GTGACGCAGCGTGTACCGCGCGTGGAGCTGACCCCTGCGGCCGCCGGTCTGGTGCGGCGGCTGCGGGAGGCTCACGGGCCGCTGATGTTCCACCAGTCGGGCGGCTGCTGCGACGGCAGCGCCCCGATGTGCTATCCGGACGGCGAGTTCCGCACCGGCGGATCTGACGTCTTGTTAGAGTCCCTGACCGTCGAGGGTGTCGAGGAGCCGGTGCCCTTCTGGATCTCGGCGAGCCAGTACGAGGTGTGGTGCCACACGCGGCTGACCGTCGATGTGGTGGAAGGCCGCGGCAGCGGTTTCTCCCTGGAGGCCCCCGAGGGGGTGCGTTTCCTGATCCGTTCCCGGCTGCTCGGCGAGCAGTGA
- a CDS encoding VOC family protein: MAALPEGTPCWVDAMFKDVEGAKHFYGEVLGWTFGEAASEFGNYTQAYSGGKAVAAVVPPMPGPEGQEAPSAWMLYLASPDAAAAAGKIRDNGGEVVMGPMQIGDFGTMVIGRDPSGVLFGVWQAGTHKGFEKQGETGSFAWAEVFTRDVAKTDAFFPAVFPYTAKKMADEQMDYKTFHIGGESVMGRMPMTGEFPPEIPPYIQVYFTVDNCDIAVEKSTKLGGKLVFGPMDSPFGRFAAVVDPQGAAFAVIDPKTTAGEVPEFM; the protein is encoded by the coding sequence ATGGCAGCACTACCAGAGGGCACCCCGTGCTGGGTCGATGCGATGTTCAAGGACGTGGAGGGCGCGAAGCACTTCTACGGTGAAGTGCTCGGCTGGACCTTCGGCGAGGCCGCATCGGAGTTCGGCAACTACACGCAGGCCTACTCGGGCGGCAAGGCCGTCGCCGCGGTCGTGCCGCCGATGCCCGGCCCGGAGGGCCAGGAAGCCCCGTCGGCCTGGATGCTCTACCTCGCGTCGCCGGACGCGGCCGCCGCCGCCGGGAAGATCCGCGACAACGGCGGCGAGGTGGTGATGGGGCCGATGCAGATCGGCGACTTCGGCACCATGGTGATCGGCCGCGACCCCAGCGGTGTCCTCTTCGGCGTGTGGCAGGCAGGCACCCACAAGGGCTTCGAGAAGCAGGGCGAGACCGGCTCGTTCGCCTGGGCCGAGGTCTTCACCCGCGATGTCGCGAAGACGGACGCATTCTTCCCCGCCGTCTTCCCGTACACCGCGAAGAAGATGGCGGACGAGCAGATGGACTACAAGACCTTCCACATCGGCGGGGAGTCGGTCATGGGCCGGATGCCGATGACCGGCGAATTCCCGCCCGAGATCCCGCCGTACATCCAGGTCTACTTCACGGTCGACAACTGCGACATCGCCGTGGAGAAGTCCACCAAACTCGGCGGAAAGCTGGTGTTCGGCCCGATGGACAGCCCGTTCGGCCGGTTCGCGGCGGTGGTCGACCCGCAGGGTGCGGCATTCGCCGTGATCGACCCGAAGACGACGGCGGGCGAGGTGCCCGAGTTCATGTGA